GGCCTTTGTTTTATTATTTAGTCTTAAGATTACAAAATAGACATTTAAAACCGTACACTTGGTTGGTACACTTGAGTCCTTTTATTTTTATTTTTATTTTTTATTTTTTACTTTTATTTAATACGGAGGTAAGAGCGTATTATCTAGCATTAGATATAAAAATATTTGACAAAGTTGTAATGCTTTCTTTTTTGGGTTATGTGGTGGCTGCCATTTTTCAAAAGAAAAGGTTTGTCGATAAACCTGCATTCATTGAAATAAAAGAGTTTGTAATTACAATGGGGTTATTTTTAGTCTTCATTGCTCTTTTTTTTCATGTGGTTCGTGTTACAGGAAATTATACTATGTATGAGTCCAGATTGGTTGTGTATTTTACTATGTTATTGATGATCATTTATATTTTTATATTTCTCGTCAGGAAAAAAGGAAAAATAAATAATTGGGACATAGAAGAATCATCTTCTGATTCTATTAAAGCTTTGAATAAGAATAAATATAAAAAAGTTAAAATTACCGAAGAACAATTGGATCTATATGAGCAAAAGCTGTATCATATTATGAATGAATGTAAGATTTTCTTAGATACAGACCTTTCAGTGGCCAAATTATCCAAAGAAATGAAAATTCCAAGTTACCATTTGACTCAATTGTTTAGCTTGCGGATTGGCAAAAATTTTAATCAATTTGTCAATACGTATCGGGTAAATTATGCATGTACTATAATTGATCAAACAGAAAATGTCAAAATAGATACACTAATTCCTATGAGTGGTTTTAATTCTAAAACTTCTTTTAATCGTCACTTCAAAATGATTGTAGGGATTTCTCCTTCAGAATATTCTTCCCAGAAGTAATGTATAATCTATTTAGTCCATTAGTATTTTACAGAGTTGTATTCCTATGACCTGGTATTTTTATTTAACTATAAACCTGAATTCGATAGATAATTTGGACTACTATATTGTGCAAAAAAGCAAAGGATCTAATGTGTTTGAATTCTTAGGCAATTAAAAACTCAACTAAATTATACCTTCAATCCTTATCGTTGGTACTTCTAACTTATAATTCCTTACGAAAAAACGATCCTTAAATACAAAACCATTACAACTAACCCTTAGCTGTATTTTATTAATCGATCCAAGATTGTAATATAGCTAATTGCTTCTTTTTTAGTTGTTAATAAACGAGTCGTATTTTTAGCACGTAGTATGTCCTAAAAATTTGGCACTCATTTTCGTTCTAGTTAGAATTAAATTTGCGAAAAATTAAAACGTGAAAAACGAGAAAGCATTTTTGTTGGTCTCGTTTGTTTTTTTTATAAAATAAGAGGTGCTTACATTAAAAGATGCTAGGTGTCTTTTCTTTTTATAAAAAAGTAGAAATATTTAAAAGATAATAAAATTATGAAAAAAAGATTACTTCAGTTACTATTTCTTTTAGTTTTGACAGGTGCTTATGGCCAAGTTGGTATTGGTACATCTATGCCTGACAATTCATCACAATTGGACGTTGTAGCCGAGAATAGAGGAATACTGATACCAAGGTTAAAATTAACAAGCACGACTGATATTTTAACGATATCAAAAGGAAATGTAAATAGCTTACTAGTTTTTAACACTGCCACAACTGCAGATGTTAAGCCAGGTTATTATTATTGGTTTGAAGATCGTTGGAATAGAATCAGTATCGCTTCTGATTTAGGATCGTCGCAATCAAATGTTATTTTCAATCCAACGATAAATGACTTTAGTTACATTAATAACGCTGGAAATATACAAGTAATAAATTTTGAAAATCTTGTTAAAACAAATGAAACAGTAACTGAATTAGTTAATAATAATAACGGTACTTATACTTACAACAACGAAGCAGGAACTCCGGTAATCATCGATGCTAATACAACCAAAGTAAGTGTTGTTGATGGTGTTTATACTTTTATTGATGCTGCTGGAAACACTATCACTTCGATTGATACCAATGCAAGTGCTAGTGCATTTGACAATACAGCTTCAGGATTAACGGCTTCTAATGTTCAATCAGCTATTGATGAGTTGGCTACAACGATAGTAACCAATAAAGGTGACTTAACAGTGGCAGGTGGGTTAGAATTTACAGGTGGTACAAATGGAATTGCAAAGCTTTTAGCTGATGCTGGTATTCAAGTTGCCATTGGTGGAATTGGTTCTACGCAGCTAGCTAACAATGCAATTACTTCGGATAAAATTTTAGACGGAACAATCGCTACCGCAGATTTAGCTGCTGGTGCAGTAAGTGCAGATAAATTAGGTGCTGATGGAGCTTTAGCAGGGAAAGTTGCTACAGTTAATGCAGACGGAACAGTTTCTTATCAAGATATTTCGGCTACGAACTTAGTTGATACAAAAGGAGTTACTACAGATGGTATTATAAAAGTAAATGGAACAAATGCATTAGCAAAATCTGTTTTACTTGATGCAGAGTTATCAATCGCTGCAGGAGGAATTGGTTCTACTCAACTAGCGAATAGTGCAGTTACTACAGATAAGATTGCAGACGGTGCAGTAACCAATGCAAAAGTTGGAGCAGATGCAATTACTTCGGATAAAATTTTAGACGGAACTATCACTACTGCTGACTTAGCTAATAAAGCTGTTACAGCAGATAAATTAGGATCAGGAGCTGCAACTTCAGGTCAAATTGCTACAGCAAATGGAGACGGAACAGTAACCTATAAAGATATCACGATTACAGATGCGAATATCACTAGCACAAAAGGAGTTACTACAGATGGAATTATAAAAGTAAATGGAACAAATGCATTAGCAAAATCTGTTTTACTTGATGCAGAATTGTCTATCGCTGATGGAGGAATTACTTCTACTCAACTAGCTACTAATGCAGTTACTACAGATAAGATTGCTGACGGTGCAGTAACCAATGCAAAAGTTGGAGCTGATGCAATTAATTCGGATAAAATTTTAGACGGAACAATCACTACTGTTGACTTAGCCAATAAAGCTGTTACATCAGATA
The nucleotide sequence above comes from Flavobacterium branchiarum. Encoded proteins:
- a CDS encoding helix-turn-helix domain-containing protein, producing MILKICLLLILFFCCAGLWYIVKNKESFFFYKVVCLYLILFFIQCFHILLCELFTSDIAYISTSGAYNLLYGPLFYYLVLRLQNRHLKPYTWLVHLSPFIFIFIFYFLLLFNTEVRAYYLALDIKIFDKVVMLSFLGYVVAAIFQKKRFVDKPAFIEIKEFVITMGLFLVFIALFFHVVRVTGNYTMYESRLVVYFTMLLMIIYIFIFLVRKKGKINNWDIEESSSDSIKALNKNKYKKVKITEEQLDLYEQKLYHIMNECKIFLDTDLSVAKLSKEMKIPSYHLTQLFSLRIGKNFNQFVNTYRVNYACTIIDQTENVKIDTLIPMSGFNSKTSFNRHFKMIVGISPSEYSSQK
- a CDS encoding beta strand repeat-containing protein, producing MKKRLLQLLFLLVLTGAYGQVGIGTSMPDNSSQLDVVAENRGILIPRLKLTSTTDILTISKGNVNSLLVFNTATTADVKPGYYYWFEDRWNRISIASDLGSSQSNVIFNPTINDFSYINNAGNIQVINFENLVKTNETVTELVNNNNGTYTYNNEAGTPVIIDANTTKVSVVDGVYTFIDAAGNTITSIDTNASASAFDNTASGLTASNVQSAIDELATTIVTNKGDLTVAGGLEFTGGTNGIAKLLADAGIQVAIGGIGSTQLANNAITSDKILDGTIATADLAAGAVSADKLGADGALAGKVATVNADGTVSYQDISATNLVDTKGVTTDGIIKVNGTNALAKSVLLDAELSIAAGGIGSTQLANSAVTTDKIADGAVTNAKVGADAITSDKILDGTITTADLANKAVTADKLGSGAATSGQIATANGDGTVTYKDITITDANITSTKGVTTDGIIKVNGTNALAKSVLLDAELSIADGGITSTQLATNAVTTDKIADGAVTNAKVGADAINSDKILDGTITTVDLANKAVTSDKLGSGTATSGQIATANGDGTVTYKDIAITDANITSTKGVTTDGIIKVNGTNALAKSVLLDAALSIADGGITTDKIADGAVTNAKVGADAITSNKILDGTIATVDLANKAVTADKLGSGTATSGQIATANGDGTVTYKDIAITDANITSTKGVTTDGIIKVNGTNALAKSVLLDAALSIADGGITTDKIADGAVTNAKVGADAITSDKILDGTITTTDLANKAVTADKLGSGTATSGQIATANGDGTVTYKTISTTNLADKGSLTVAGGLEFTGGTDGAAKLLANAGIQVAAGGITATQLANNAVTTDKIAPAGNNQVLTTDNTGAPIWVNQATITVTAKNGLHKDGLDIKLGGALSEATAIGTDATNTLAITGLDNQKVQNTTAGAKDYLMAVNDAGVVRALKAAMPKFFYMPSIVMPTAADQITDATIVSVTAGTFTVQLYGSYTKQFGMTVAASSKANATRTTALPVLPVTELDYYVTWYDNTVFDNVNITDSGVLTYTIKPTAEVTIGSFMNIVFAVKP